A single window of Actinoallomurus bryophytorum DNA harbors:
- a CDS encoding FAD-binding oxidoreductase, whose amino-acid sequence MTDSSNVTAIHERLDGRLVLPGEAGYDEARSVWNAMVDRRPRMVVRCASVGDVVAAVRTARELDLELGVRCGGHSIVGLAVPEEGLMVDLRPMGGVRVDPVRRRAWVQGGALLGALDREVQRYGLATTAGNVSHTGVGGLTLGGGMGWLARQYGLTCDNVVSFTMVTADGDVVRASRTENPELFWGLRGGGGNFGIVTEFEFRLHPVGTRALVAEYTFPLDRALPALRAWRDLNARAPRQATFTASVGGDGLVRAGFVWVGDPGQGRLLLPEMRALGRPVSERVAEPSYLELQRVDDSVQGHTSRRYWKGHYLGGFPDAAIEAFLRRGVAAGDAGLPSVSLQAYGGAIADVPDQDAAFSHRNTLFEYVCAARWSEPAEDRTRMGAARRAAAELEPYATGAYVNVLSDEGAEGVRRAYPPGKLARLTVLKNAFDPHNVFHLNHNIRPGRA is encoded by the coding sequence ATGACGGATTCATCGAACGTCACGGCGATCCACGAACGGCTCGACGGGCGACTGGTCCTGCCGGGCGAGGCGGGCTACGACGAGGCGCGGTCGGTCTGGAACGCGATGGTGGACCGGCGGCCCCGTATGGTCGTCCGCTGCGCGAGCGTCGGCGACGTGGTGGCCGCGGTGCGTACGGCGCGTGAGCTGGATCTGGAGCTCGGCGTACGCTGCGGCGGCCACAGCATCGTCGGGCTGGCCGTCCCCGAGGAGGGTCTGATGGTCGATCTGAGGCCGATGGGCGGGGTGCGGGTCGATCCGGTGCGGCGCCGGGCGTGGGTTCAGGGCGGTGCGCTGCTGGGCGCGCTGGACCGTGAGGTGCAGCGGTACGGCCTGGCGACGACGGCGGGCAACGTCTCCCATACCGGAGTCGGCGGCCTCACTCTGGGTGGCGGCATGGGGTGGCTTGCCCGGCAGTACGGCCTCACCTGCGACAACGTGGTGTCGTTCACCATGGTGACCGCGGACGGCGACGTGGTGCGCGCGAGCCGTACCGAGAACCCGGAGTTGTTCTGGGGGCTGCGCGGCGGAGGCGGCAACTTCGGCATCGTCACCGAGTTCGAGTTCCGGCTGCACCCCGTCGGAACGCGTGCCCTCGTCGCCGAGTACACCTTCCCGCTCGACCGGGCACTGCCCGCGCTGCGCGCGTGGCGGGACCTGAACGCACGGGCGCCACGACAGGCCACCTTCACCGCCTCCGTCGGCGGCGACGGTCTTGTCAGGGCCGGTTTCGTCTGGGTGGGCGACCCCGGACAGGGGCGGCTGCTGTTGCCGGAGATGCGCGCCCTCGGCCGTCCGGTGTCCGAGCGCGTCGCGGAACCGTCCTATCTGGAGCTGCAGCGCGTCGACGACAGCGTCCAGGGCCACACCAGCCGCCGGTACTGGAAGGGGCACTATCTGGGCGGGTTCCCCGACGCGGCGATCGAGGCCTTCCTGCGGCGGGGGGTCGCGGCGGGGGACGCCGGCCTGCCGAGCGTTTCACTCCAGGCCTATGGCGGCGCCATCGCGGACGTGCCCGACCAGGACGCCGCGTTCAGCCACCGGAACACGCTGTTCGAGTACGTATGTGCGGCCAGGTGGAGCGAGCCCGCCGAGGACCGGACGCGCATGGGAGCGGCGCGGCGCGCCGCCGCGGAGCTCGAGCCGTACGCCACCGGCGCCTACGTCAACGTCCTC
- a CDS encoding histidine kinase dimerization/phosphoacceptor domain-containing protein produces MVFPVVQVGVVAADEDGIGPTLWALTATVAYTPLFARHVRYYLRGVRPPAAGWTFAAMTVVITGALPFSGAYWLPAFFVLAVTALIVLPWRWSLPSVAGLAVAQVPLALALSSDIASAPAYFTLTLLWRTSAVFFPLWLVGAVRQLETARRELAEDAVLRTRLRIESELRNTVGTALASIVARGQRSATLLERDPGAASPELAALVETSRGALADTRRLLSGFHRPSLWAELETAAGLLAAAGVETRLALPAGEPPGVISAEFRAELRSITARLLRDDAARTCLIAVTSADGLVRLRIHLNDRHLASMVVSAS; encoded by the coding sequence TTGGTCTTTCCGGTCGTCCAGGTCGGTGTGGTCGCGGCCGACGAGGACGGCATCGGACCGACGCTCTGGGCCCTGACGGCGACAGTGGCCTATACCCCGTTGTTCGCCCGCCACGTCCGCTACTACCTTCGCGGGGTCAGGCCCCCGGCGGCCGGCTGGACGTTCGCGGCGATGACCGTCGTCATCACCGGCGCACTTCCGTTCTCCGGCGCCTACTGGCTGCCGGCGTTCTTCGTCCTCGCGGTCACCGCGCTCATCGTGTTGCCGTGGCGCTGGTCGCTGCCATCGGTGGCCGGCCTGGCCGTGGCCCAGGTGCCGCTCGCCCTGGCCCTGTCATCGGACATCGCGTCGGCGCCCGCCTACTTCACGCTCACGTTGCTGTGGCGGACGTCGGCCGTGTTCTTCCCGCTGTGGCTGGTCGGCGCCGTCCGCCAGTTGGAGACGGCACGGCGTGAGCTGGCCGAGGACGCGGTCCTGCGGACGAGACTGCGCATCGAGTCCGAGCTGCGGAACACCGTGGGAACCGCCCTGGCCTCCATCGTCGCCCGCGGGCAGAGGTCCGCGACGCTGCTCGAACGCGATCCTGGCGCGGCCTCGCCGGAACTGGCGGCTCTGGTCGAGACCTCACGCGGCGCGCTCGCCGACACCCGGCGGTTGCTCAGCGGATTCCACCGGCCCTCGCTGTGGGCCGAGCTCGAGACGGCGGCGGGCCTGCTGGCCGCCGCGGGCGTCGAGACGCGGCTGGCCCTCCCGGCCGGTGAACCCCCGGGCGTCATCAGCGCGGAGTTCCGGGCCGAGCTGCGTTCGATCACGGCACGACTGCTCCGCGACGACGCCGCACGTACGTGCCTGATCGCGGTCACCTCCGCCGACGGGCTGGTACGGCTGCGGATCCACCTCAACGACAGGCATCTGGCCTCGATGGTGGTCTCGGCATCATGA
- a CDS encoding sensor histidine kinase: protein MNDATLTMPAVFPRWPVRRAVWFLVASHLPFVVFPPFVVITRRPGTSVPEVVLIGLVGVAAGGLQLRHSLAAARGERPRGWPLTFAAILGLAYVPFWWWSSYDWALLVQWFVIASAAMLLPRRPAVPLMVTLLIATPVVQGLYEHGLGFSWPKTLTLMCYYLAIMVMGSTALYGSARLVGILDDLFAARTEIAEQALATERFRVSRDLHDLLGQSLSAVSLKGDLAMRLLSSDPGAAHREIEDLTSVARSALRDMRAVTRDEHDVSLVLEIDSAAAVLDAAGVRTHVAVELPCLSPALDAVLAWAVREGATNIMRHSEATTCSITAARRAGLVRLEIVNDGAREPVSTGSGLTGLAQRAHARNGSAAGEYLGGGEFRLRVELPEGGLS, encoded by the coding sequence ATGAACGACGCGACGCTCACCATGCCCGCCGTCTTCCCCCGCTGGCCCGTCAGACGAGCGGTGTGGTTCCTGGTCGCCAGCCATCTGCCCTTCGTCGTCTTCCCTCCCTTCGTGGTGATCACCCGACGCCCCGGTACGTCCGTGCCCGAGGTGGTGCTCATCGGCCTGGTCGGTGTGGCGGCGGGTGGACTGCAACTCCGGCACAGCCTCGCCGCCGCGCGTGGCGAACGGCCACGCGGCTGGCCGCTGACCTTCGCCGCGATCCTCGGTCTGGCGTATGTGCCGTTCTGGTGGTGGTCTTCCTATGACTGGGCGCTCCTGGTCCAGTGGTTCGTCATCGCATCGGCGGCCATGCTGCTCCCGCGCCGGCCTGCCGTGCCCCTCATGGTCACGCTGCTCATCGCCACTCCCGTGGTCCAGGGCCTGTACGAGCACGGGCTCGGGTTCAGCTGGCCGAAGACGCTCACCTTGATGTGCTACTACCTGGCGATCATGGTCATGGGCAGCACCGCGCTGTACGGATCGGCGCGTCTGGTCGGGATCCTCGACGACCTGTTCGCGGCCCGTACCGAGATCGCCGAGCAGGCTCTGGCCACAGAACGGTTCCGCGTGTCCCGTGACCTGCACGATCTTCTCGGTCAGAGTCTGTCGGCGGTGTCACTCAAAGGAGACCTGGCGATGCGCCTGCTGTCCTCTGATCCGGGCGCGGCCCACCGAGAGATCGAAGACCTCACGAGTGTGGCCCGCTCGGCACTACGCGACATGCGGGCCGTCACGCGGGACGAGCACGATGTGTCGCTGGTCCTGGAGATCGACTCGGCCGCGGCGGTCCTCGACGCGGCGGGCGTGCGCACGCACGTGGCCGTGGAGCTGCCCTGTCTGTCCCCCGCCCTCGACGCCGTCCTAGCCTGGGCGGTACGTGAGGGTGCCACCAACATCATGCGGCACAGCGAGGCCACGACCTGCTCGATCACCGCGGCACGGCGAGCGGGACTCGTGCGGCTGGAGATCGTCAACGACGGAGCGCGAGAGCCGGTGAGTACGGGCAGCGGGCTGACCGGTCTGGCGCAGAGGGCCCATGCTCGGAACGGTTCGGCGGCCGGGGAGTACCTCGGCGGCGGCGAGTTCCGGTTGCGCGTCGAGCTGCCGGAGGGGGGCCTGTCATGA
- a CDS encoding response regulator transcription factor yields the protein MIRVLIAEDMGMIRGALVALLTLEEGIEVVAELDRGDQIVPTALRTRPDVAVLDIDLPGLDGLTAAERLHEQVPQCQTLILTGLSQPGNLLRALRVHVRGFIVKDAPAATLADGIRRVARGERVVDPDLVAAALETGSSPLTPRESDVLRAAADGISTEQIGALLRLSPTTVRNYLSNAITKVGGRNRIDTIRIARNAGWI from the coding sequence ATGATTCGCGTCCTGATCGCCGAGGACATGGGCATGATCCGCGGTGCGCTCGTCGCGCTGCTCACGCTCGAGGAGGGGATCGAGGTGGTCGCCGAGCTCGACCGGGGCGACCAGATCGTGCCCACCGCCCTGCGCACTCGCCCTGACGTCGCCGTGCTCGACATCGACCTGCCCGGACTCGACGGACTCACTGCCGCCGAGCGGCTTCACGAGCAGGTACCGCAATGCCAGACGCTCATCCTCACCGGGCTCAGCCAGCCCGGCAACCTGCTGCGAGCCCTCCGGGTCCACGTACGCGGGTTCATCGTCAAGGACGCGCCCGCGGCGACCCTTGCCGATGGGATTCGCCGGGTCGCCAGAGGCGAGCGGGTGGTCGACCCGGACCTGGTCGCCGCCGCCCTGGAGACCGGCAGCAGCCCGCTCACTCCCCGGGAGTCCGACGTGCTCCGTGCGGCGGCCGACGGCATCTCCACCGAACAGATCGGTGCCCTGCTGCGGCTGTCTCCGACCACCGTGCGCAACTACCTGTCGAACGCGATCACCAAGGTCGGCGGGCGCAACCGCATCGACACCATCCGCATCGCCCGCAACGCCGGCTGGATCTGA
- a CDS encoding AfsR/SARP family transcriptional regulator, which yields MSGLEFRVLGPVEVSRDGRPVVVGRGVLLSVLTGLLLAEGRAVTVDGLADLVWGEDLPEHPRAALHNAVSRLRRLLGPGALETLPGAYRLRSDADHLDLLRFDRLVAAAADDAPDRAVAAMDEALALWREPLLGNLDSPVLSQDVVPRLTERHLAAVETWADLCLRLDRFTPVIERLPGLIGAHPFRERLVGQLMTALSRAGRRADALSWYDVLRTGLAEDLGIEPSQALQQLHLGILRADPDVLGAGERRPSTRTVVPRQLPPDIADFTGREAEVAGILAVLEAGDAPVVVLAGQGGIGKTALAVHCARLLITGRGGGQLYVDLRGAGAHPVDPAAALAGFLRALGVPGSAVPDNMEEQAALYRSLVAERRMVVLLDNAAGEGQVRPLLPGGPGCAVIVTSRTRLTSLAITRLIDLDVFDDDHAMDLLGRVVGHERLMAEQGHAQSIVRRCGGLPLALRIAGARLAARPHWNVEVLAQRLADTRRRLNELSHGDLDLRATMALSYDGLRTKEKCLLVRLALLDAPDFASWVGAALLDIGVEEAEDLFEVLVDARLLDIVDGGAAGSLRYRFHDLVRVYAWERAMADETALVRDAALARTLGCWLRLAEHAHQAIYGGDYSIVHGDADRWQPADEALDRLVGDRPLAWLDGERFAILATIRQSASLGMDELCWDLAWTAVTLFEHRNYGEEWRTSHEQALTAVRKAGNRRGEAAMMLSLAGRLLHHQHFYDEARALCESAGRLFAEAHDRHGQALAECRLAYVENMTGHPDSAIGHYQNACQVFRDVGDRFEEIYALRGMALIHLDRGEYETARTCVDAGLAAVTATGSHRAEAFILHALAECHLRTSDFTSAERVIERLLRVVREDLDVIGETHALLALGEALAGQGRSEDARSCLREALDLAEHCGQVTLEARALLGLGKMYTATGDTHAATINLRRSLALFRRLDAPLWQSRALRALRMAGARQEGTAATGSEERPVTVKDTSVTRAGG from the coding sequence ATGAGCGGTCTTGAGTTTCGCGTCCTTGGCCCGGTCGAGGTGTCGCGTGACGGCCGTCCGGTGGTGGTCGGCCGGGGCGTGCTGCTGTCCGTCCTCACCGGGCTGCTCCTGGCCGAAGGCCGGGCGGTGACCGTCGACGGCCTGGCCGACCTGGTCTGGGGCGAGGACCTGCCGGAGCATCCCCGTGCGGCTCTGCACAACGCCGTGTCGCGGTTGCGCCGTCTGCTGGGCCCCGGTGCGCTGGAGACACTTCCGGGTGCGTACCGGCTCCGCAGTGACGCCGACCACCTGGACCTGCTGCGTTTCGATCGGCTGGTCGCGGCGGCCGCCGATGACGCGCCGGACCGGGCCGTCGCCGCGATGGACGAGGCGCTCGCTCTGTGGCGGGAGCCCCTGCTGGGCAACCTCGATTCGCCCGTCCTGAGCCAGGATGTCGTGCCGCGGCTGACGGAACGCCATCTCGCGGCGGTCGAGACCTGGGCGGACCTGTGCCTGCGGCTCGACCGGTTCACGCCGGTCATCGAAAGGCTGCCGGGGCTGATCGGAGCCCATCCGTTCCGTGAGCGGCTGGTCGGCCAGTTGATGACCGCCCTGTCACGTGCCGGGCGCCGGGCCGATGCGCTGTCCTGGTACGACGTGTTGCGCACCGGCCTGGCCGAGGATCTCGGCATCGAGCCGAGCCAGGCGCTCCAGCAGCTTCATCTGGGCATTCTGCGCGCCGATCCCGACGTGCTCGGAGCGGGCGAGCGGAGACCGTCCACCAGGACGGTCGTTCCGCGTCAGCTGCCGCCGGATATCGCCGACTTCACCGGTCGTGAGGCCGAAGTCGCCGGGATCCTCGCGGTGCTCGAGGCCGGTGACGCTCCGGTCGTGGTGCTGGCCGGCCAGGGTGGGATCGGGAAGACGGCACTGGCCGTTCACTGCGCCCGCCTGCTCATCACCGGCCGTGGGGGCGGCCAGCTGTACGTGGACCTGCGCGGCGCCGGCGCTCACCCGGTCGATCCCGCCGCCGCGCTCGCGGGGTTCCTGCGTGCGCTCGGAGTGCCCGGCAGCGCCGTCCCGGACAACATGGAGGAGCAGGCCGCTCTGTACCGGTCACTGGTCGCCGAACGCCGGATGGTGGTGCTGCTCGACAACGCGGCCGGCGAGGGGCAGGTACGGCCGTTGCTCCCCGGTGGGCCCGGCTGCGCGGTGATCGTGACCAGCCGCACCCGCCTGACCTCTCTCGCGATCACGCGATTGATCGATCTCGACGTCTTCGATGACGACCACGCGATGGACCTGCTCGGGCGCGTCGTCGGCCACGAGCGCCTCATGGCCGAACAAGGGCACGCGCAGTCGATCGTCCGTCGCTGCGGCGGCCTGCCGCTGGCGTTGCGTATCGCCGGAGCACGGCTCGCGGCCCGGCCACACTGGAACGTCGAGGTGCTCGCGCAGCGGCTCGCCGACACCCGGCGGCGGCTCAACGAGCTCAGCCATGGCGACCTCGACCTCCGCGCCACCATGGCGCTCAGCTACGACGGGCTGCGCACGAAGGAGAAGTGCCTGCTCGTACGCCTCGCCCTGCTCGATGCGCCGGACTTCGCGTCCTGGGTCGGAGCGGCACTCCTCGACATCGGCGTCGAGGAGGCCGAGGACCTCTTCGAGGTGCTGGTGGACGCCCGGCTGCTCGACATCGTCGATGGTGGTGCTGCCGGATCGCTCCGTTACCGGTTCCACGATCTGGTCCGGGTCTACGCGTGGGAACGCGCGATGGCCGATGAGACCGCCCTCGTACGAGACGCGGCGCTGGCCCGGACCCTCGGCTGCTGGCTGCGGCTGGCCGAGCACGCCCACCAGGCGATCTACGGCGGCGACTACAGCATCGTGCACGGCGACGCCGACCGGTGGCAGCCCGCCGATGAGGCGCTGGACCGGCTGGTCGGGGACCGGCCGCTCGCCTGGCTGGACGGCGAGCGGTTCGCGATCCTGGCGACCATCCGGCAGAGTGCCTCGCTCGGCATGGACGAACTCTGCTGGGACCTGGCGTGGACGGCGGTGACGCTGTTCGAGCACCGCAACTACGGCGAGGAATGGCGCACCTCGCACGAGCAGGCGCTCACCGCGGTCCGCAAGGCGGGCAACCGCAGAGGCGAGGCGGCCATGATGCTCTCGCTCGCCGGCCGGCTGCTTCATCACCAGCACTTCTACGATGAGGCGCGTGCCCTCTGCGAGAGCGCCGGCAGGTTGTTCGCCGAGGCGCACGACCGCCATGGTCAGGCACTCGCCGAGTGCCGCCTGGCCTACGTCGAGAACATGACCGGACACCCGGACTCGGCGATCGGCCACTACCAGAACGCCTGCCAGGTGTTCCGCGACGTGGGTGACCGTTTCGAGGAGATCTACGCACTCCGCGGAATGGCGCTGATACATCTCGACCGCGGCGAGTACGAGACCGCGCGTACATGCGTCGACGCGGGGCTGGCGGCGGTGACGGCGACAGGGAGCCACCGTGCCGAGGCGTTCATCCTGCACGCGCTCGCCGAATGTCATCTGCGCACGTCGGACTTCACCTCGGCCGAGCGGGTCATCGAGCGGCTTCTCCGCGTCGTCCGGGAAGACCTGGACGTCATCGGAGAGACCCACGCCCTGCTCGCTCTCGGCGAGGCGCTCGCCGGTCAGGGCCGGTCCGAGGACGCCCGGTCGTGTCTGCGCGAGGCTCTGGATCTTGCCGAGCACTGCGGCCAGGTGACACTGGAGGCGCGGGCCCTGCTCGGCCTGGGCAAGATGTATACGGCCACCGGCGACACCCACGCCGCCACGATCAATCTCCGGCGGAGCCTCGCCCTGTTCCGGCGGCTCGACGCGCCACTCTGGCAGAGCCGCGCACTGCGGGCGCTGCGCATGGCCGGCGCCCGCCAGGAAGGCACGGCGGCCACCGGCTCCGAAGAGCGGCCGGTCACCGTCAAGGACACCTCGGTCACGCGAGCCGGCGGATGA
- a CDS encoding TetR/AcrR family transcriptional regulator: MADEGDLAAPRVPNPWGQGERLRTEILDAAVRLFSELDGEEALTIRGVARAAGIAPASIYQHFADKAALVRGVVDHDYERLSAIMHEADESVDEDDVVGRVRAQMHAYCRFAIANPGHYRLMLGNRRISGRTPGQRPQGPLLSIVEAVIEAFERCDRAGERLRLPSERAAVMVFVGTHGRVALYHSAPGGDEADRILAFVDELISLVFD, encoded by the coding sequence GTGGCGGATGAGGGGGATCTGGCGGCGCCGCGCGTCCCGAACCCATGGGGGCAGGGCGAGCGGCTGCGTACCGAGATCCTGGACGCGGCCGTACGGCTCTTCTCCGAGCTCGACGGCGAGGAGGCGCTGACCATCCGCGGTGTCGCGCGGGCGGCCGGGATCGCGCCGGCCAGCATCTACCAGCACTTCGCCGACAAGGCGGCGCTCGTACGCGGTGTGGTGGACCACGACTACGAGCGGCTCTCGGCGATCATGCACGAGGCGGATGAGAGCGTCGACGAGGACGACGTGGTGGGCCGGGTGCGGGCGCAGATGCACGCGTACTGCCGGTTCGCCATCGCCAACCCCGGTCACTACCGGCTGATGCTGGGGAACCGCCGCATCAGCGGGCGGACACCCGGACAGCGGCCCCAGGGCCCCCTGCTGTCGATCGTCGAGGCGGTCATCGAGGCCTTCGAGCGCTGCGACCGCGCCGGTGAACGCCTGCGGCTGCCCAGCGAACGCGCCGCGGTCATGGTGTTCGTCGGCACCCACGGCCGGGTCGCGCTCTACCACTCGGCGCCCGGAGGGGACGAGGCGGACCGGATCCTGGCCTTCGTCGACGAGCTGATCTCGCTCGTCTTTGACTAG